The Leptospira bourretii genomic sequence AATCAAAAAATGCAAGTGTTACTGGACATTTATCTGATTTGGGAACAGGTGGACTTGCATTCCAAACAACTGCAATCTTTTATGAAGGTGACCAAGTAAAAATTCAATTTTCTCTTCACCAAAATCCATTAGAAATTATTGGAACCGTACATCGAACAGCAGGTAAAACAACTTCGGTAATCTTTCAACCGTTGGCTGCTGCGGAACATAAGATAGTGCAAGAGTTTATCCATAAACACTACTTTGATCCAAAATTAAAAAAGTAACTTTCTATTTAGTTAAAAAAAAGCCCCCTGAAGAGGAGGCTTTTTTTGCTAAAGTCCAAAACAGTCAGATTACTGAGCTGCAGTTGCCTTTGCTTCAAGAGCTTTTTGTCCACCCGCATAGCGCAAGTATCCAACACACTGACATTCTTCCCAAGTTTCAGGCTCGCCAACATTTGCGCAAATTCCTGTTTCGTTGTTAAGAGAGCAGCAGTCGTAAACTCCAACTCCTTTGATGATACCTTTTGATTCAGAAACAATTACGGAACCTGTAGATTGACCATCAGATACACCAGAAGCTTGTTCTAAGTATTCACCTAAGATTTTTTTCAAACCATCACCTGCAACTTGAAGACGAGCGGCTTCACGGCAAGTGGATTGTTTCATAGCAACTGAGTTAGCTTTGATCGCTTTGTCAGAAGCACGTGCAGAAAATTTCATGTAAAGATAATCGTATTCTTTCTCTTTCCCTTTGCAATATTCAGCAGGGCTCTCACCACGTTTTGCAGCAGCGGCATCAGGTGCACAAGCCCAACCTTCAAAAATCCAACCATTTTTACCTACGGTCGTAGCGTCTCTTCTGCCTCCATCATTGGATCCGCAAGATACAACAAATGCGATTAGAGAGGCACATACGATAAGCGATTTCTTCATAAAGAATCTACTCCTTTTCCGAAGAATTTGATCCTATAAAAAACCCTTGTCAATCTTTTCTCAAAGAAAACGAATGATGCCAGCAGGATAAAGATTTACATTTTCCGCGAATGGACCGATTCTAATTTTATGTCTCGCCGTCCCCTCCGAATTCCCTATGCATTGATTTTGTTTTTTATTGCGTTCTTCCCCGAATTTATTTTAGGGAAAGAAATTTCTATCCTGCCAGCTTACATTTCCGGAGAAGTTCCACCTGTCCTTGGATCAAGAAGAGAGGCAGGGTTTGAATTGTCCCGTCTTTCACGACACTATATCAAACGAAATTTTTTTACTGAAGTTACAGATCCAAAACTTATTGAAAATTATTTAAATGAATCGGAATGGAACGAAGAAAGTGAACTAAAAGATCAGGATCTTTTTTCTTACTGTACAGAGTGGGATTCTCATTTTGTTGTTCAAGACCAGATAGATTTTGGAAATCCTATCCTTGTCAAAACGGTTATCTTTAACTGTAAAAACCAAGCAAGACAAACCATCCAATCCAAACTCATTTCAAACTTTGTTTTAGCGTATGAAAAACATAACGAAAAAAGTTTTCGATTTTTGCCTCCTCGGTTTTACGAAAAGAAAAACAAAATAGCTCCAAATTATGAAATCAATCTATTCATAGACATTCATTCTTCTTATGCATATTACAAAAAAGACGTTTTAAAGAGTTTGTCCGCTTTGTACGATCAGGACGGGCTGTTCTTAGGTGTGACACTCGTAAAGAAAGATAAAATAGTCACCATCCCACCAACAAAAGAACACATTGAAATCAAAAAATTGATGGAAGAAACTGGATGGCAAGGAAACAACCAAGCTGAGTCCATTGTATCCGCCTTACAAGGTTTAAAGTCGAAAATTTCATCGGGAAAAAAAGAATCAAGGAAGCTTTTTTTACTTCTTTCTTCTGCTGTGAAGGACAAGTCCGGATCGATCATCATGGCATTGAATGATTTACGACATATGGAAATTGAACCAGTTCTATTAGTTCCCAACCATTCTGAATTAAGTACAATTCGAGAATTACAAAGAATTGGCAAAGCAAGTAACAGTCGTGTTGTTGGAATCACTGAATACCAAAAAATTGGAACTTCCGAAGGATATGAATACCTTTACTTAAATCAATTCAATGTGTATTCCTCGATTGAAGAGTTACCAATGCCTTTTAATTGGAATCAAAACCAAATCAAAAAATATGATGCCTCTTTGGTTCGTGCGGCAGTCGATGTGGTCACACCTTACAATCTTTATATGGCTTACGAAAAAATATCTGATAAACGTGTATTGGAAAAAGAAGAAATCAAAACTGATTTAGAATACATTCTGCGAACAGAATCAAATACAGACCAAACAGAAAAGGATAGATTTCAAACAGTTCTTGTTGAATCAAAAGGAGAAGCCATTTGGATTCAGTTGCCATATGATGTGGTCGTAACAAAAGGAAAAGAGTATTTAATCCAAACAACTTTTGTTTTGGATCCTCTATCCACATGGGGAGTGAAAAATGCTCCTGCCGAAACCAATTTGTTAAAAATAAATACTACCTATCCAAAGACATTGATGGTGAAACCATCGCAGGCGAAAAAGTTTTTGGATACAAACAAAATTAGAGAATTTAACGGTTACTTGCAAGGGACAGTGAGTGTCATCAAAAAGAAGTAAACAAACTTCAGAATGGATTTCTAGCGGATCCGATATCCAAAAGATTCGCAACCAGTGGGTAGAAACTTCCAATTCCAATTTACCGATGTTAATCATTGGAGAAAGGGGTGTAGGGAAAAGTTTTTGGATCGAAAGAAGTTTAGAACAAAGAAATATTTCTTCCAGTAACGTAGTAAGTTTTGATTTTTCATATCCTTTTGCCTTTGCGGAATCCTTAGAAAAAATCAAATCATCCAAACAGATGGTGACCATTCAGATGGATCGCATCACAAAGGCAAAACCAGAAGAAGTATTGTTATTACAACAATGGTGGAAGTCAGAAAAATACGAAGAAAAATCAAAAGTATATTTGTATTGGGAAATTCATTCAGAAGAACTGGAAATTTTAAACCAAAAGAATGTATATTCAGATTTTTATGATCAGTTAAAATCCTTTCGCTTTGAACTTCCTAATTTGAAAAAACGAATTTCTGAATTACCGTTATTTGTTTCTCAGTTTTTAGAGGAAGCAAACACCGATCTCGGTAAAAAAATTACAGGGATGGAAGAGGAGTTTTTTGTTTTTTTTAAAAACAAAACATTTAACACAAATCTCTCTGAACTAAGAGATATGATCTTTGCACTTGTTGGATTTTCTTCTGGCAAACAATTACATTGGAAACAGATCCCATCTCATTTTTTTGAAAACCAACTCACAGAATTAGAAGTGAAACCTGGGATTAGTTTGGAAAGTTATGAAAAGGAAATCATCAAAGCCAATTTGATTTATACAAAAGGAAATAGAGAAAAAGCCGCTAAATTACTTGGAATTTCTGAAAGGAATTTATATCGCAAATTACATGAATATCATTTGGAAGATCTTTCTTGAAGTAAGGAAAAAAGATGCATAATTTTTTGTAAAAAATAATTCCTACCTTCTTCGTCACGAAGTCCTGATTTGAATTTGATATTCATTTCAATCACTTGGTCATAAAATAAATCTAAAGTTTTATCAGTAAATAAAGCGGAATCAGAAACCAATTGCCTTCTTACAAAGTTTTTTCTCGCATCGGAATAACTTCCTGTTTTCAAAAGTTCATCCATAATGGGAATAGGAACTTCACCATTGTGCCTTGTCCGTATGACTTTGATTTTGCGAATTTCATCTAGTTTGTAACTGAGTCTGGTTAGGAAACTAAGAATCTCCGAATTTTGGTCATTGAACTTGGTAAATTCTTTAAAAAAATCGACCTTTCGTTTTTGAACCAATGTTTCTACGAGTACATTGGTATTTAGTTCATTTTGACTGAATAAAACGGAATTCACATCATCGATGGTAAACTTGGAACGATGTAAGTATTGTTTGAGTTTTTTTACGCTTTTAAGATAAGCACCTACGTTTGCGGGAATTCGATGGATAAATTCATCGGCAGCATTTGGTTCAAAATGTACTTGTTCCTGGTCACAAACTTCTTTGAATACTTTTGGATAGTCGCTCGGATATAAAAATTTGGTTTTGTAATAGTTTAAGGTTCCTTGAAAGAGTTGGACCAAACTTTGTGGAATGTCTTTTCCATCGTAATGAACAATGAGAAAAATTTCATCAGAAACGGCGGTTATGTTTTTTCGAAATCCAGAAGCAAAGTCTTTCCATTCTTGTGTCGCCTTTGTATCAAGTATGGGTTTAAAAAGTGCAGCAGCTTGTTTGACAATGATAAGTTTTCTTGGGTAAAACATATCTGGAGTGAAGAGTTCCGCAAAAAGTTTTGCCTGTTCTCCGGATTCAGATACAATGAGAATGATTTCGTAAGGGCCAGAAGATTTCGAAAGTGCCTCTTTGTAGTGATCGATGATCAGTTCAAATTCATAAGAATCCTCCCCTGTGTAGGCAAAAAATTGCGGGAGATTACTGGTCTGAGTTTTGAATAATTGGAAAAGAGAGCTAAATTCTCTCGCTTGCGATTTTTTTGTTTCCATTTTTGTGAATCCGGTCTAATCTTTCGATGGGATCGAGGCGATATTCATAGTATGGAAATCTCAAGTAATGTGGCAAGAGTTTCAGGACTAGGCGAACCATATATGTATGTGTCTCCCACATACAACACCCAAGCTGTGGAGCAAGTAGAAGCAATCCAATCTCGCTCTTACCAGCCAAAGTATGTTTCGGGTGAAACAGAAAAAAAAGCAACGGAAGTCCAAACAAGTCCAGAGGCTAAAGCAGCTTACAAACCTGGAAATTTGGTCAATCTTTACGCTTAAAAGACTTTTCCCAAAAAGGCAACCAAACCGAAGAACGAGCTAAAAAACTTCGGAGGGGAAATCCCATCACATTCGTATACGATCCAAACCTTGTGGCGACAGGTCCGTTTTCATCTTGGATTCCATAAGAGCCTGCTTTATCAAAAGGTTGGCATCGCAAAATATAATCACGTATTTCCACTTCGCTCCAATTTTTAAATTCGATAATTGTCTCCTCGTAGAAAAAATCAACCTTCGATTCTATCTGCAAACCGGCCCCAGAAAATACGGAATTTTTTTTCCCCGAAAGTGTTTTGAGGATCCGAACGGAATCTTCCAGGTCGGTAGGTTTGTGTAAAATTTCATTTTGAAATACAACAATGGTATCAGCAGCCAAATAAAGATGGTTTGGGTTCCCGTCGTTACCTAATTTTGAGTGAACCATTCGTTCTAAATATTGGAGTGAGGGTTCTTTGAATTTTTGAGACTCATCAATGTTTGCTGGTTCCACCTGGAACAAAAATCCTAGATCCTTGAGTATTTGGATCCGTCTTGGCGATGTCGATTTGAGTATAAACAAATTCTTGCTATTCCTTACGGGATATTGTTTCATTTCATAATGATGAGTCCTCGACTTTTGGCTATTTTTTTATGGGCTTTCGTTTTTGTTTTTGGATGCAAACGAGGTCTTTCGGAAGACATCCAAGATTGTAATCCCGTAGCAGATTATTACGAAAAGGGAACACACTACATAAGAAGAGATTTGGTTCGGGATGATAATACTTTAGATTATAAAAAACTTTTGGAAGACACAAAACCTCAAGCTAGCGATTGTTATCCTTCCAATCACGAGGTAAAATGAGTTTATTTGATGTAAAAGGAAAGTCGATTTTGATCACCGGTGCCAGCCGAGGCATCGGAAAAACATTAGCCCTTGGTTTTCGAGACGCAGGCGCCATTGTCTATGGAGCAGGCTCTAGACCAGAATCCATTGAATGGATGGCTAAAGAAGGAATCAACGGAGTGGTTCTTGATGTACGCAGTGAAGGTGCAGCATTTGAAATCATCGGTCAAATCAAAGCAAAACATGGAAGACTCGATACTCTCATCAACAACGCAGGAATTGCAACAAATACTCCCGCTTCTGGATTCAAAGAAGAGGAATTACAAAATATAGTTCAGACAAACTACGTAGGTGTGTTTCGCAATTGCCAAGCTTATTACAAACATCATAAAAAAGAAGGTGGAAACATCATCAATGTGGCTTCAGTTCTTGGAATGGTGGGAAGTAAACTGGCTTCTGTTTATTCTGGTACCAAAGGTGCTGTCATCACTTTATCGAAAGCACTAGCCATTGAGTGGTGCAATAATGGTTATCGCGTGAATGTCATTTGCCCGGGGCTCATTGATACAGAAATGACCGATATGATCAAAGACAAAGAATTCATCATGAAACAAGTGCTCGCTGGTATTCCTATGGGGCGTCTTGGAAAACCTGAGGAACTCCTGGGAGCGGCCATTTATTTAGCCTCTGATTCTTCTTCGTATATGACGGGTCAGTGTCTTGTTCTTGATGGGGGACTCACAGCACAATAATTGCTGCTGTGTGAAACCAAATGATCCTATACCTCCATCCAGAAAATCCAGAAATCCGAAAACTCAAACAAATTTCGGAGAGATTGAAGGATGGAGCTGTTTATATATTTCCAACTGACACAGTTTATGCGATCATAGCGGACGCACACTCTAAATTGGGAGTTGAGAAAATATACTCCATTCGAAAACTTCCCAAAGACAAACCACTTTCTCTGATGTGCACAGACATTTCTATGGCATCAAATTTTATTGAGTATTTGCCAAATTCTGCTTATCGTTTGATGAAACGAGTGACACCTGGCCCCTTTACCTTTGTTTTAAAAGCAAATAAAAACTTACCAAAACCATCTGTGGTTCACCACAAAGACAAACAAATTGGAATTCGTATCCCTAACCATATTTACCTCAGTGAACTTTTAAAAATCCATGATTCCCCTCTCACATCCACTTCTGCTTTTTGTGATGATGAGTTCATCATCGATATTGATGATTTAGAATCCATTTACGGAAACCAAGTGGATGGGATTGTCGATGGCGGGATTGTCAAAATGGAACTTTCCACTATCTTACAGATCAATGATGACTCAATTGAGTTGATTCGGGAAGGTAAGGGATATGATCTCATTGCTGGTGAAATTTCTAATTAGATTAAAAAACCTAGGTTCATTAAAAACTGAGACCCGGAATTTTTTTAAGGTGTGCTTCATACCCAAACATTTTTTTTTCTGAATGTTTAGGTAGTTTGATTGGAATTTCCTTCTGCGCATATTTCACAATGGGAATGATTTTATATCCGTGTGGGTAAACCCAAACCGGTTCCGTACTTACACTTTTAATCTGTTTCTCTTTTTGTGAGTTTATTTCTAATGAAAAAGATAAAATAATCCCACCATCGGTGTTCTCTCTATTTTGCGCCGACAAAAAATTGCCAAGGGAATAGGCCACAAGTCTGTCCTCTCCATTCTTTTCTTCCTGGAAGTGATCGATTCTTTGCACTACATGAGGATGCCCTCCAATGATGATATCGGCCCCAGCTTCGAAACCTATCTGAACCCATTTGGTTTGTGACTTGTCTGGTTTTTCTTCATACTCAGTTCCATAATGATACCAAAGGATTACAAAGTGGATTCCATTTTCTTTGGCAAAACTAACATCTTCCTGAATTTGTTTTTCACTTAAAAGTCGAACGATTCGATCATTTTTGACAGGAATTCCATTTGTGGAATATGTATAATTATAAATCGCAATTTTGATCCCATTCACTTCGATAAAAAAATCTTTTCGATTTAGATAATCCGAATGTGATTTGAAAGTTCCAATAGGAACCATTCCCATTTGATTCACAGAATCGATCGTATAATCAATTCCAAAGGCTCCTTTATCCGCAGAATGATTGTTTGCTGTTGATAAAATATCAAAACCTGCGTTTTTGATTCCTGTTAAATAACCGATAGGAGATCCAAATCGAGGGTATCCAGTAAACTCATTTGGATCATTTGCGATTGTTGTTTCTAAATTTCCTAAGGTTAAATCAGCATCTTGTAATGAATTTGAAATGAATTCGAAACTGCTACTAGAATCATATTCTTTAGTCTTTGAAAGATAATAAGAGGAGATTTGTGAGTTATGGCACATGAGATCCCCAACCACTTTAATTCTCACTTGCCTAGTAAAGTAAACATCGGGAAGAGTGTAACAAGATAGGAAGGGAACAGTGATAAACCCAAAATATAAAAAACGAAATATTTTAATCATAGTTGGTCTGATTTTGGTTTTATCCAGTTGTGGTTGGGAAAAGGATTATAAACGTGCTGCTTATCTTTCGATGCAGCCCGATACAGATTTAATCTTAGCGCCATTTCCATTCAATATTTTTGATAGAGAGGCAAGGGATGCAATCACTCTTTCCCATTATTCAAAAGAAGAAATAAAAAATATTTTAGAAGACCATGATCTATCTTGGGATGAGTTGAAAAACCAATGGCAATTGGATGCCGAAGATGAACATTTTTCGAAAGAAGTAAACTACACATCGCATTATACTCAATATTTTTATGATACCGAAATTCCCATTTGGATTTATGGACCGAAGTGGATCAGAAATGGGCAATACTCTGATGAGATCAACCAACAACATATTCCTTCTATCTATGGAAAAATCTTAGATTTTCCATTTAAGAATACAATCGATGTATCCTATTTAGAAAAAATATTCCAAAACGAGAAGGTAAAACCAGAAATCATCGTTACCGTTGTAGTTGATCAAGGTGGACGACAACTTTACAAAGCACATAAAGGTGCTTATCCATTTCTTGAAGATTTAAAAAACAACGCTGCTTACTTTAAAAAGGCAAAAGTGGCTCACTTGGAATCACATACTGCTGTGGGTCATATGGCGATTGGAACTGGAGCCTTTCCTAAAGACTCAAAAATTTTCTCGAATGAAATTTATACATATGCAGATGGAAAGGTTCTCCATAGACCCGTTTATCAAGGAAAAAACAAAGATTGGGATTTGAGCGAAATGCAGGTCCCGAGTTTTGCTGATGAATGGGATCTTTCAAAGAATAATGAACCTGTCATCGTAAGCCAATGTTATGCGGCAAGGGCAGCAGTGGGTATGGCAGGACATGGAAAACTATTTTCCCTTTATTCAAAAGATTCGGCAACAGAACTTCCCGATAACGATTTTGTTTATTGGCAAGATGTCAAAAGTTTATCCTGGTCGACGTATAACGATGCCTTCCTTGTTCCTAAATCAGTACAAAAGTATAACTTGTACCAATTCTATTTGAATCATAAAAAAGACATATCGACTCACTTTGAAGCCAAAGATCCAATCGATTTGATCGCAAAAATCCACCACTTCCAAGGTTCTGAATTTCAGGCAAAGATGGATGGAGCCCTTTTTCGAGACAGCATTACAGAAACGATAATCAATACAAAAAAAGATAAGGATGGTATCACCGATCTTGCCTATGTAACTTTGAAGGCTACGGATGCCGTCGGACATTTGTATGGATGGGAATCAAAAGAAGCAGAACAAGTTTTAAAAGCTACAGATAAAGAAATTCAAACTATATTCGAATATCTAAAAACTAATTTCGGTGATAACTTTATAATGGTGGTAACAGCAGATCATGGAGCTGCGCCCATGCCGGAAATTTCCAATGGTTTATTCTTAAGTCATGAGCAGTTCTTCTCAACTGTGAATGAACTTCTCCCAGAGTCAGAAAGAACAAAACGTTCTCTTGTGAAGTGGGTGGCTCATTCTCAATTATCTTTGGACAGAGATTTGATGAAGGCATATCAGATCACTGAAGAGGCAATCATTCAAAAGATCATGTCCATTCAGGTAAATGATCGAAAGTTTTTCAGAAAGGTTTGGAAACGAGAAGAAATCCCGAATCTATCTTTATAAAATAGATTCGAGAATTGTCTTTATTTCTTTTTCAGTGGGGTTTCGTCTTTTTTGAAATCTTTTAATTTAAGAAATACTTTGATCTCTTCAAAATCAATCCGATCAAGGCTCACTGTCACTGGATCACCTATAAAAAATATTTTAGAATATTTTTTCGAATAAAAGGAGAAATCATTTTTGATGACTACTTCAAATTCGTCGGTGAATTCCGATTTGTCCAAAACTCCTTCCAAATTAGAAATATCCAATTCTACAAAAATTTGGGAAGGTCTGATCCCAACGATAAAACCTTTAAACTCTTTTATTCCTGTAGATTCCAAATAACGAAAGGATTTGATTTTAACGATGTCTCTTTCCGCATCGGCAGCTCTTCTTTCTTCTTCCGAACAATGCAGTCCCATCACGGCAATTTCGTTTTCAGAATAAGTTCTTTCGGTTTCAAGAAGTGTGGCTTGTAAAACACGATGTACAATCAAATCAGGATAACGTCTGATTGGTGAAGTGAAATGGCAATAGTCCTTGAAACCAAGCCCCCAATGGCCAAGCGGGTCTGCCCCATAATATGCCTGCATAAAACTTCGCAAAAGTAGATAATTGAAGATTTTACCCACCGAACCATCTTCAATTTCTTTCACCGCTTTCATGATCTCTGCGTAACTTGTATCTTTGATTTGGATGTTATAACCATTCAGTTGCAGAAAATGGTTTAGGGTTTCTAGTTTTTCTTCATCCATAGCTTCGTGGATACGATGTAATGAAGGAGCTTTTCTTTTTCTTAAAAATTCATCTACTTTCAAGTTAGCAGACAACATCAACTCTTCAATTAATATATGACTTGTTAGGCGTTCGCGATTTTCAATCCCAATAGGTTCTTTTCTTTCGTTCCAAGTGATTGTGGTTTCTCGTAAGTTTAAATCAATTCTACCAGCTTCCATTCTTCGTTTGCGAAGGGCTTCTGTGAATTGCGAAACTTGGTACATCCAATTTTTGGGATCTTTGGCTTTGATTTCTTCTTCTGCCATTTCATAAGTGTATCTTGTATTTACTTTGATGACAGATTTATAAAACTTTGCATTGTAAATTTCACCAGTTTTACTTGCTTCCATTTCTACGGTAAAAGCAAGTCGATTGGTGGTGGCTACCAAACTGCAAAGGTCTTCTGATAAAATGGGTGGCAACATAGGAACCACACGGTTTGCTAAATAAACCGAAGTGGCTCTTTCATAAGCTTCCTTATCGAGAGGTGAATCTTTTTCTACATAATAAGAAACGTCAGCAATGTGAATCCAAACACGAAGCCTGTTTCCTTCATCGACAAAACTGATTGCATCATCAAAGTCTTTGGCTGTAATTCCATCGATCGTAACAGCATATAAGTCTCGTAAGTCGGTCCTAGTATTCCAATCAGTAACTGTTTTTTCGGACACTTCTTCAGGAAATTCTAAAGGAATGAAGTCTGGATGTACAGGATCGTAATTGTATTTCATTAAAATCCGTTGTAAGTCGCCGTCTTCTTTCGTATCCGATTCGAAGCGAATAAAACTGACATCGTAAAGATTTTCCTGAGGAATGGCTCCTTCTTTAAATTTTACGATTAAAATATCGTTCACTTGAATCGAATCAAAAGTGTCTTTCAAAATAGACTTAACATGAAGAACTCCTTCTTTACCTTCTCCGAGCATATCGAGAAAATTTCCAAAAACAAATTTGTTTGTTTTTTCTCTAACTCGCATTCGGTAAAGAACACGGCCACGTTTGACGATGTTTGTGACTTCTGCTTCTAACCTGTCTTTTTTACCAACGCCCAAGGGAATGACTTCTACCTTGTCACCAGTGATGGCGGAATTGGTCATTGGGCCAGGAACAAAAATTTCATTTTTGGAAGGAAGGGAAATAAAACCATCACCCCTTCGAGAAATAGAAATTCTCCCTGTTAGGCGAAAGGGACTTGCTACCGTTAGGTATTTTTTATTCGGAATAAGTAATCCTTCAGCTTCTAACAAATTGAGAAGTTGATCGATTAAAAATTCGATTTCTTTTCTAGGAACTTTCTCTTTGCGTTTGAAGGATTTAACTTTCTTTGTTTTCGGATCTGGTCTTTTGAATTCACTTGATTCGGTAAATTTTTTTTTGATCTCTTGTCTTGTGATGTCCTTTCCAGACTTTTGCTCCAGAAATTCTATGATTTTTCTTTGTATTTTATAGGTATCCATAAATTCATTTGTGATCTACGTAGGTCCCGCGGATGTAGTTGGGCAGGAGAGATAAATAGTCGTTTTTATTAGGTTCTGTTTTGAAATATTCTTTCAAACTATACTGTAGTATAGACGAAAGATTAAGGTTTGTCGCTTCAATTTTTGTTGCAGATGGAGGGTAAAACTCAGGCAAATTTCCAGTATAATACCAATTGTTAGGTGTCCATTCGTTCGTTTTGATTTTTGCTTCGATGGATTCAGGAGTCAGATCAAAAGAATCTAAAAAGCCATTTTCGGATTTATACTTTGTGTAGTACTTTCCTTGTTTCCCATCCAAACAAAGTAAGGATGTTCCTTCGGCTATTTTCTCTCGGGCCACCCCCATTAAATAAGCTTCTAAACTATCCATACCGAATACTGGAATATTCCATAATTGGGAAAGATCTCTTGCTGTAGTCACTGTTATGCGAATGCCAGTAAAAGAGCCAGGTCCACTTGTTACAATGATAAGATCTGGTTTTTTTATTTTTGCCTTTTCCAGAGCCAAACGGATGTATTCGACTAACTTAAAAGAAGATTCTTTGGGTGTCGTTTCCGTTTGTTCTGAAAGGATTTGCAATGGGGATCCGTCGGAATGTGTAGCAACCAGAACCTGAATCCAATCCTGGGTGGTATCGAAGTAGAGCACGTTCATTGAATTTCCTTTTCCGACCATTCCAAAGTATAGGAACGAACTTCTATGGAACCTGATTCAATTGACAAATGGATTCGATTGGATTTAGGAAGATAAGGTTCGGCAATTTGCCACCATTCGATCGCAGAAACTCCTTCTTTTCCCCAGATTTCTTCAAATCCTAAATCATCTAGTTCTTCTAAAACTTTGATCCGGTACAAATCAAAATGATACAAGCGAAAGTTAGGCGAGTCATATATATTGTACAAAGAAAAAGTAGGGGAATTAATAGAACTTTCGGTTCCAAATCGGCTATACCATTCTCGGATAAAAGTAGTTTTGCCTGCGCCCATTTCGCCCGAAATCAGTAAAACAGGGAATTTGTGTTTTTTTAAAAATTGATCCACCAATTGGTCCAAACTGAGAAAGACTGGGTTTAGTTCCGATTCTCTAAGAGAGAGAAAACTAGCCTTCATTGATTAAAGAATTTCTCCACATCGAAGGAATCAAATTGGTAAGCAGTTCTACAAAATTCACAAGTGATTTCAATTTTTCCAAATTCATCAATGATAGAATCTGCTTCTTGTTTGCCAAGGGAAGCAATGATATCTGCTACCTTATGTCTGGAACAATCGCATAAAAATTCGGGAGATTCTTTGCTTAAAACTTCCAACTCGGATCCGATTTCTGTTTGGAGAGAGGTTAACATATCATCAATACTGAGTGCCCAAAAAGCTTCTTTTTTGACAAGGGGTTGGATTTTGGAAATCAGATACTTAAAACTTTCTTCTGGTGCATCGGGAAGTGCTTCGAAGAACAAACCTTTTGCGGAAAAAT encodes the following:
- a CDS encoding PilZ domain-containing protein codes for the protein MADSKQSIFSDSYSKYAGVKQKRKDARVKLDVPCTVELIKSKNASVTGHLSDLGTGGLAFQTTAIFYEGDQVKIQFSLHQNPLEIIGTVHRTAGKTTSVIFQPLAAAEHKIVQEFIHKHYFDPKLKK
- a CDS encoding lipoprotein LipL21 translates to MKKSLIVCASLIAFVVSCGSNDGGRRDATTVGKNGWIFEGWACAPDAAAAKRGESPAEYCKGKEKEYDYLYMKFSARASDKAIKANSVAMKQSTCREAARLQVAGDGLKKILGEYLEQASGVSDGQSTGSVIVSESKGIIKGVGVYDCCSLNNETGICANVGEPETWEECQCVGYLRYAGGQKALEAKATAAQ
- a CDS encoding LIC10012 family protein translates to MSRRPLRIPYALILFFIAFFPEFILGKEISILPAYISGEVPPVLGSRREAGFELSRLSRHYIKRNFFTEVTDPKLIENYLNESEWNEESELKDQDLFSYCTEWDSHFVVQDQIDFGNPILVKTVIFNCKNQARQTIQSKLISNFVLAYEKHNEKSFRFLPPRFYEKKNKIAPNYEINLFIDIHSSYAYYKKDVLKSLSALYDQDGLFLGVTLVKKDKIVTIPPTKEHIEIKKLMEETGWQGNNQAESIVSALQGLKSKISSGKKESRKLFLLLSSAVKDKSGSIIMALNDLRHMEIEPVLLVPNHSELSTIRELQRIGKASNSRVVGITEYQKIGTSEGYEYLYLNQFNVYSSIEELPMPFNWNQNQIKKYDASLVRAAVDVVTPYNLYMAYEKISDKRVLEKEEIKTDLEYILRTESNTDQTEKDRFQTVLVESKGEAIWIQLPYDVVVTKGKEYLIQTTFVLDPLSTWGVKNAPAETNLLKINTTYPKTLMVKPSQAKKFLDTNKIREFNGYLQGTVSVIKKK
- a CDS encoding helix-turn-helix domain-containing protein is translated as MSSKRSKQTSEWISSGSDIQKIRNQWVETSNSNLPMLIIGERGVGKSFWIERSLEQRNISSSNVVSFDFSYPFAFAESLEKIKSSKQMVTIQMDRITKAKPEEVLLLQQWWKSEKYEEKSKVYLYWEIHSEELEILNQKNVYSDFYDQLKSFRFELPNLKKRISELPLFVSQFLEEANTDLGKKITGMEEEFFVFFKNKTFNTNLSELRDMIFALVGFSSGKQLHWKQIPSHFFENQLTELEVKPGISLESYEKEIIKANLIYTKGNREKAAKLLGISERNLYRKLHEYHLEDLS
- the holA gene encoding DNA polymerase III subunit delta, which translates into the protein METKKSQAREFSSLFQLFKTQTSNLPQFFAYTGEDSYEFELIIDHYKEALSKSSGPYEIILIVSESGEQAKLFAELFTPDMFYPRKLIIVKQAAALFKPILDTKATQEWKDFASGFRKNITAVSDEIFLIVHYDGKDIPQSLVQLFQGTLNYYKTKFLYPSDYPKVFKEVCDQEQVHFEPNAADEFIHRIPANVGAYLKSVKKLKQYLHRSKFTIDDVNSVLFSQNELNTNVLVETLVQKRKVDFFKEFTKFNDQNSEILSFLTRLSYKLDEIRKIKVIRTRHNGEVPIPIMDELLKTGSYSDARKNFVRRQLVSDSALFTDKTLDLFYDQVIEMNIKFKSGLRDEEGRNYFLQKIMHLFSLLQERSSK
- a CDS encoding Maf family protein, with amino-acid sequence MFILKSTSPRRIQILKDLGFLFQVEPANIDESQKFKEPSLQYLERMVHSKLGNDGNPNHLYLAADTIVVFQNEILHKPTDLEDSVRILKTLSGKKNSVFSGAGLQIESKVDFFYEETIIEFKNWSEVEIRDYILRCQPFDKAGSYGIQDENGPVATRFGSYTNVMGFPLRSFLARSSVWLPFWEKSFKRKD
- a CDS encoding SDR family NAD(P)-dependent oxidoreductase yields the protein MSLFDVKGKSILITGASRGIGKTLALGFRDAGAIVYGAGSRPESIEWMAKEGINGVVLDVRSEGAAFEIIGQIKAKHGRLDTLINNAGIATNTPASGFKEEELQNIVQTNYVGVFRNCQAYYKHHKKEGGNIINVASVLGMVGSKLASVYSGTKGAVITLSKALAIEWCNNGYRVNVICPGLIDTEMTDMIKDKEFIMKQVLAGIPMGRLGKPEELLGAAIYLASDSSSYMTGQCLVLDGGLTAQ